Proteins encoded in a region of the Chryseobacterium piperi genome:
- the hisA gene encoding 1-(5-phosphoribosyl)-5-[(5-phosphoribosylamino)methylideneamino]imidazole-4-carboxamide isomerase: MKIIPAIDIIDGKCVRLSKGDYETKKIYNENPVEVAKEFESFGIRFLHVVDLDGAKSKHIVNHKVLETIARETSLQIDFGGGLKTREDIEMAFNAGAGQITIGSIAVQDPEFCVTLIKKYGAEKIILGADCQNRKIKTSGWLEESHLDVIDFIDQYEKKGIRQVICTDISKDGMLEGPSTELYKDILGNSSVQLVASGGISGMKDVYRMREIGCSGTIIGKAIYEGEIELKELQNFIENA, encoded by the coding sequence ATGAAAATTATTCCTGCCATTGATATTATTGATGGAAAGTGTGTAAGGCTTTCCAAAGGAGATTATGAAACCAAAAAAATTTACAATGAAAATCCAGTGGAAGTGGCCAAAGAGTTTGAAAGCTTTGGAATCCGCTTTCTGCATGTGGTGGATTTGGACGGCGCTAAATCCAAACATATTGTGAATCATAAAGTATTGGAAACCATTGCCAGAGAAACGTCGCTACAGATTGATTTCGGAGGTGGATTAAAGACCAGGGAAGATATTGAAATGGCCTTTAATGCCGGAGCTGGTCAGATAACTATTGGAAGTATAGCTGTTCAGGATCCTGAATTTTGTGTTACTCTGATCAAGAAATACGGAGCTGAAAAAATCATCCTTGGGGCTGATTGCCAAAACCGGAAAATAAAGACATCAGGATGGTTGGAAGAGAGTCATCTGGACGTTATAGACTTTATTGATCAATATGAAAAGAAAGGTATCCGCCAGGTAATTTGTACCGATATTTCAAAAGATGGAATGTTGGAAGGTCCTTCAACAGAGCTCTACAAAGATATATTAGGAAATAGCTCTGTACAGTTGGTCGCCAGCGGAGGAATTTCGGGAATGAAAGATGTATACAGAATGAGGGAAATAGGTTGTTCAGGGACTATTATTGGAAAAGCTATTTATGAAGGGGAAATAGAACTGAAAGAATTACAAAATTTTATTGAAAATGCTTAA
- a CDS encoding RHS repeat domain-containing protein has translation MTTTTFLEGRTNSVLKVASNDTNSASGFYKANQLYKNSVKDEDGNETIEFKNGQGQTVLVRKVLGANQNADTYYIYNEYNQLAFILPPEASNAARNLGVGVQFLDGFLVNYCYQYHYDEKNRLVQKKLPGKEWEHMVYDKADRLIMVQDAEMRKTNKWLITKYDQLGRVAYTGILTGSNRMNLQAQIGNLAIIESRESGGFIRNGMRIYYSNSHFSNIETVLSVNYYDTYPPGSPAVTNVFNHQLLTDNPSQDRSTKGLPLASYIKNIEDDAWTRNFTWYNSKGQVMGSRSINHLGGYTILNHQLDFSGMSLRTSTYHKRIPADTEKQIHEYFTYDHQNRLLMHRHKVGSNPLEILAQNKYNELSQLESKKVGGVSAAAPLQQVDYKYNIRGWMTHINDPANLGTDLFGYKIKYNQVEGLQTPNVNFSNLKVLPKFNGNIAEVDWKTASSPNDNLRRYGYVYDGLNRLLAGFYQRDTNPSAREYFEKMDYDLNGNITNLKRSAQVQSGSTAALIDDLTYSYNGNRLNKVTDATQSTSGYPTGGATMGYDLNGNMISHPDRSINEITYNYLDLPNSFKLLGKGSSKSSYNYTYRADGAKIKKNAIPDLATEVQTDYLDGFQYQNGGLQFVPTSEGYYDFEKNKYIYEYTDHLGNVRLSYARNGSGTEVIEESNYYPFGLKHQGYNTLLGNSAYTYQYNGKELQTETGMHDYGWRQYMSELGRWGAIDQLAEAYHSTSPYAYVSNNPINSFDPDGREIVETNTGWTFYGMDMYRFGSYMRGGGDVGSVTKVFSSIAGSGGGNSGALGAAWDNFMGVNVALPEVVISGRGNSSNWNMGSNYLSNSYSMYI, from the coding sequence GTGACTACCACTACTTTCCTTGAAGGAAGAACGAATTCCGTCTTAAAAGTAGCATCTAATGATACGAACTCTGCAAGCGGATTTTATAAAGCCAATCAACTCTATAAAAACTCAGTAAAGGATGAAGATGGCAATGAAACCATAGAGTTTAAAAATGGCCAGGGCCAGACTGTTTTAGTCAGAAAAGTATTAGGAGCTAACCAGAATGCAGATACGTATTATATCTATAATGAATATAACCAATTGGCTTTTATACTTCCCCCTGAAGCCTCTAATGCAGCAAGGAACTTAGGAGTAGGTGTTCAGTTTCTAGATGGCTTTTTGGTTAACTATTGTTACCAATACCATTATGATGAAAAAAACAGATTAGTGCAAAAGAAGCTTCCAGGTAAAGAATGGGAGCATATGGTGTATGATAAAGCTGACCGTCTTATTATGGTTCAAGATGCAGAAATGCGTAAGACCAATAAATGGCTGATCACTAAATACGATCAGTTGGGAAGAGTTGCCTATACTGGAATTTTAACAGGGAGCAATAGAATGAATCTGCAGGCCCAGATAGGAAATTTAGCTATTATTGAATCAAGGGAATCTGGTGGATTTATTCGCAATGGAATGCGTATTTATTATAGTAACAGTCACTTCTCTAATATAGAGACCGTCTTGAGTGTCAATTATTACGATACCTATCCTCCGGGATCTCCTGCGGTTACCAATGTTTTTAATCATCAGCTTCTGACCGACAATCCTTCACAGGACCGTAGCACCAAAGGATTACCTTTAGCCTCGTACATTAAAAATATAGAAGATGATGCCTGGACCCGGAATTTTACCTGGTATAACTCCAAAGGTCAGGTAATGGGAAGCCGAAGTATTAATCATTTGGGAGGATATACTATTCTTAACCATCAGCTTGATTTTTCAGGAATGTCTCTGCGTACAAGTACTTACCATAAAAGAATTCCAGCTGATACTGAAAAACAGATACACGAATACTTTACGTATGACCATCAGAACAGACTTCTGATGCATCGGCATAAGGTAGGTTCCAATCCTCTTGAGATTTTAGCCCAGAATAAATACAATGAGCTCTCCCAATTGGAAAGTAAGAAAGTAGGTGGAGTAAGTGCTGCTGCACCGCTTCAGCAGGTAGACTATAAGTACAATATCCGAGGCTGGATGACTCATATTAATGATCCTGCTAACTTAGGAACTGATTTGTTCGGGTATAAAATAAAGTACAACCAGGTAGAAGGATTACAAACGCCAAATGTTAACTTTTCTAATCTGAAGGTGCTCCCTAAGTTTAATGGGAATATTGCTGAAGTTGACTGGAAGACTGCCTCTTCTCCTAATGATAATTTAAGAAGATATGGGTATGTATATGATGGTTTAAATAGATTACTGGCAGGATTTTATCAAAGAGATACCAATCCATCAGCAAGAGAATATTTTGAAAAGATGGATTATGATTTGAATGGAAATATTACCAACCTTAAAAGATCAGCTCAGGTACAGTCCGGAAGTACGGCAGCATTAATTGATGATTTAACGTATTCTTACAATGGAAACAGGCTTAATAAAGTGACCGATGCTACCCAAAGTACTTCAGGATATCCGACAGGAGGAGCTACCATGGGGTATGACCTGAATGGGAATATGATTAGCCATCCTGATAGAAGCATTAATGAGATCACCTATAATTACTTAGACTTACCCAACAGTTTTAAGCTACTGGGTAAAGGCAGTTCCAAATCTAGTTATAATTACACCTACCGAGCTGATGGAGCCAAAATAAAAAAGAATGCAATTCCTGATCTGGCTACGGAAGTCCAAACGGATTATCTGGATGGATTCCAATATCAGAATGGGGGCTTACAATTTGTACCTACCTCCGAAGGCTATTATGATTTTGAAAAAAATAAGTATATTTACGAGTATACCGATCACTTAGGGAATGTAAGGTTGAGCTATGCCAGGAATGGCTCAGGCACAGAGGTCATTGAAGAAAGCAATTATTATCCTTTTGGATTAAAACACCAGGGCTACAATACACTTTTGGGAAATTCGGCTTATACTTACCAGTATAACGGAAAAGAACTACAGACGGAGACGGGAATGCATGATTATGGCTGGAGGCAATATATGTCGGAATTGGGAAGATGGGGAGCGATAGATCAATTGGCGGAAGCTTATCATAGCACGAGTCCTTACGCCTATGTATCTAATAACCCTATCAATAGTTTTGATCCTGATGGTAGAGAGATTGTAGAAACAAATACAGGTTGGACTTTCTATGGTATGGATATGTACCGATTTGGAAGTTATATGCGTGGTGGAGGTGATGTAGGAAGTGTAACGAAAGTCTTTTCATCCATTGCAGGTAGCGGTGGAGGTAACAGCGGAGCCCTTGGAGCTGCTTGGGACAATTTTATGGGAGTAAATGTGGCTCTTCCTGAAGTGGTTATTTCGGGTAGAGGAAACAGCAGTAATTGGAATATGGGGAGTAATTATTTGTCCAATTCCTATTCCATGTATATATGA
- the hisC gene encoding histidinol-phosphate transaminase, producing the protein MKQLTINQFVRKNILELQPYISFRDHNEFDTPVLLDANESPFGAFNRYPDSTQRKLRNKIASLKNISPDQIAVGNGSDELIDLIIKIFCEPKKDSIMMMNPSFAMYAFYAAINENKVVRLDLDQNFQIVKNEFLKTINDEGVKVFFICSPNNPTGNSVKDIEFYIQNFNGIVVVDEAYIEFSDQKTSLDLLEKYPNLIVLQTFSKAWGKAGARVGIACASAEIIKFINTVKAPYNVNSLSQELIMDCIDREDEFKRNLEGIIREKNWLQNEFQNITCIVKVFPTDANFFLVQFNDVDNVHQMLLGNEVLTNKRSPAIPDCIRINIGTREENTKLITILQNI; encoded by the coding sequence ATGAAGCAATTAACAATCAACCAGTTTGTTCGAAAGAATATTTTAGAATTACAGCCTTATATCAGTTTTAGGGATCATAATGAATTTGATACACCGGTTTTACTGGATGCTAATGAAAGTCCTTTTGGAGCCTTTAACCGCTATCCTGATTCTACACAACGAAAACTCAGAAATAAAATAGCTTCTTTGAAAAATATTTCCCCGGATCAGATTGCAGTGGGAAACGGAAGTGATGAGCTTATCGACCTGATCATCAAAATATTCTGCGAACCCAAAAAGGATTCTATAATGATGATGAATCCATCTTTTGCCATGTATGCATTCTATGCTGCTATCAATGAAAATAAAGTAGTCAGGCTGGATCTGGACCAAAATTTTCAGATCGTTAAAAATGAGTTTCTGAAAACCATTAATGATGAGGGTGTGAAAGTATTTTTTATTTGCTCTCCCAACAATCCTACAGGAAATAGTGTTAAAGATATTGAATTCTATATTCAGAATTTTAATGGAATTGTGGTTGTAGATGAAGCCTATATCGAGTTTTCAGATCAGAAGACAAGTCTTGATCTTCTTGAGAAATACCCTAACCTTATTGTTCTTCAGACGTTTTCTAAAGCTTGGGGTAAAGCAGGAGCAAGGGTAGGAATTGCCTGTGCTTCCGCAGAAATTATTAAGTTTATCAATACGGTGAAGGCTCCCTATAATGTCAATTCTTTAAGCCAGGAACTGATTATGGATTGTATTGACCGGGAAGATGAATTCAAAAGGAATTTAGAAGGTATTATCAGAGAAAAAAACTGGCTTCAAAATGAATTTCAGAATATAACCTGTATTGTGAAAGTATTTCCTACGGATGCCAATTTCTTTCTGGTACAATTTAATGATGTCGATAATGTACATCAGATGTTGTTAGGCAACGAAGTTTTAACGAATAAAAGATCACCCGCTATTCCGGATTGTATCCGTATCAATATTGGGACAAGAGAAGAAAATACTAAGCTAATTACCATTTTACAAAATATATGA
- the hisB gene encoding bifunctional histidinol-phosphatase/imidazoleglycerol-phosphate dehydratase HisB, whose translation MKKVLFIDRDGTLIIEPPTDFQVDSLEKLEFYPGVFQNLSRIARELDYELVMVTNQDGLGTESFPYETFIKPHEKMLKAFENEGIIFDDILIDKSFEQDNLPTRKPGVGMLGKYIYGNYDLENSYVIGDRVTDIQLAKNLGSKAIFINKTSNEHADLTTEQWSEIYQFLKNVPRKAKVSRKTNETDIEIEINLDGQGNSEIATGLHFFDHMLEQISKHGNLDLKIKVNGDLQVDEHHTIEDTGIVFGQAVLKALGKKKGIERYGFLLPMDDCLAQVALDFGGRSWLVWDAEFKREAIGDVPTEMFSHFFKSFTDSSQSNLNIKVEGENEHHKIESIFKAFAKALKMAVNLTDQNFNVPSTKGSL comes from the coding sequence ATGAAAAAAGTATTATTCATAGACCGCGACGGAACCTTAATTATTGAGCCCCCAACAGATTTCCAGGTAGATTCTCTGGAGAAGCTGGAATTCTATCCGGGTGTTTTTCAAAATCTTTCAAGAATTGCAAGAGAACTGGATTATGAGTTGGTAATGGTGACGAATCAGGATGGATTAGGAACCGAAAGTTTTCCGTATGAAACATTTATTAAGCCTCATGAAAAGATGTTAAAAGCATTTGAAAATGAAGGAATTATTTTTGATGATATCCTGATTGATAAAAGCTTTGAACAGGATAATCTCCCAACGAGGAAACCGGGTGTTGGAATGCTTGGTAAATATATTTACGGGAATTATGATTTGGAAAATTCCTATGTGATAGGAGATCGTGTTACAGATATCCAGCTGGCTAAGAATCTGGGCTCAAAAGCTATTTTTATTAATAAAACAAGTAATGAACATGCTGATCTTACAACTGAACAATGGTCTGAGATCTATCAGTTTTTGAAAAATGTTCCGAGAAAAGCCAAAGTATCGAGGAAGACCAATGAAACAGATATTGAAATAGAAATCAATCTTGATGGACAAGGTAATTCAGAGATTGCTACAGGATTACATTTTTTTGATCACATGCTGGAACAGATTTCAAAACATGGCAATCTGGATCTTAAAATTAAAGTTAATGGAGATCTGCAAGTAGATGAGCACCATACTATTGAGGATACCGGAATTGTATTTGGACAAGCTGTTCTTAAAGCATTAGGAAAGAAAAAAGGAATCGAAAGATATGGCTTTCTGCTGCCAATGGATGATTGTCTGGCTCAGGTTGCCCTTGATTTTGGAGGAAGATCCTGGTTGGTCTGGGATGCAGAATTTAAAAGAGAGGCGATTGGAGATGTTCCTACTGAGATGTTTTCCCACTTTTTTAAATCCTTTACGGATTCCTCTCAATCTAACCTGAACATTAAAGTGGAAGGAGAAAATGAACACCACAAGATTGAGTCCATTTTTAAAGCTTTTGCCAAAGCACTGAAAATGGCAGTAAATCTAACGGATCAAAATTTTAATGTACCATCAACTAAAGGAAGTTTGTAA
- a CDS encoding TonB-dependent receptor, translating into MRKTILCVGSLIVSSSLWAQKKDSLHDNRLEEVIMTASRSPEIVKKTASTVNIINRKEIEEQSMISPDLSNILAYKVPGLAFGNNLVGNRGQTLRGRNVLIMIDGIPQSSPLRNNDREIRSIDPSVLERIEVVKGATSIYGNGAEGGIINYITKKNVTNKLFAGSTVLGFTSHDLFNNKMFKADGGAGYRISQTFYGSLGKWDYLVNGTFTQNGVKIDGDGLVQNPRYGLGETSVSNTFGKIGYNLDENNRFELMYNFYSSLQDSKYILDLGKYGERPSTGKLGTREGVEEGTRYNHNGYLKYTNKNIFRNTSFNTTLYFQDFYTIYDYRNPPRWKTGGQSAILEKKYGFRADFNTEFKKDHEVKGSLTYGLDLLNEKTSQPLVDGRIWVPEMNMLAAAPFVQGKLFLTRGLTVKAGLRWDKMSVKVPDYTTLPSGKDTEFNVQGGRLNYSNLSYNVGLSYVAFDFFQPFTSYSRGFNIYDLGRVLRDAKSNVLNEINTDPVVIDNYEIGFNSKIGRFVDFSASYFYNYSKLGADLVSVNGFWTPLRAPQYISGVELAMNVYPTRGLSIGANYTFQEGKVDVKNDNTYEKYLSGLRIAPARLNSYVKWNNKAQNLQLGVYHMYSFKRNQFEPNASGKYDEGEGPVKDFNLFNFQGSYKFNKFITLGLGIENVFNTTYFTPTSMYTARDAEYVRGNGRYYTVSLNFNY; encoded by the coding sequence ATGAGAAAAACGATTCTTTGTGTAGGGAGTTTGATTGTATCTTCCTCATTATGGGCACAAAAGAAAGATTCATTACATGACAACAGGCTGGAAGAAGTTATTATGACTGCTTCAAGATCGCCGGAAATTGTAAAGAAAACAGCTTCTACAGTGAATATCATTAACAGAAAAGAGATTGAGGAACAATCAATGATTTCTCCTGATCTTAGTAATATTTTAGCCTATAAAGTACCCGGGCTGGCATTTGGAAATAACCTGGTAGGAAATAGAGGCCAAACTTTGAGAGGAAGAAACGTTTTGATTATGATTGACGGAATTCCTCAGTCAAGCCCGTTAAGAAATAATGACAGAGAAATAAGAAGTATAGACCCATCCGTACTGGAACGGATCGAAGTGGTTAAAGGAGCCACTTCTATTTATGGAAATGGGGCAGAAGGAGGGATTATTAATTATATTACTAAGAAGAATGTAACCAACAAGCTTTTTGCAGGAAGCACCGTTTTAGGTTTTACCAGCCATGATCTGTTTAATAATAAGATGTTTAAGGCTGATGGAGGAGCCGGTTACAGAATATCTCAAACTTTCTATGGAAGCTTAGGAAAATGGGATTATTTGGTCAACGGAACATTTACTCAGAATGGAGTTAAGATAGACGGAGATGGTTTAGTACAGAATCCAAGGTATGGATTAGGTGAAACCAGTGTGAGTAATACCTTTGGTAAGATCGGGTATAATTTGGATGAGAATAACAGATTCGAACTCATGTATAATTTTTATTCGAGTTTACAGGATTCAAAATATATCCTGGATCTTGGAAAATATGGAGAACGTCCTTCGACAGGTAAATTAGGAACACGAGAAGGGGTTGAAGAAGGAACAAGATATAATCATAATGGGTATCTGAAATATACCAATAAAAATATTTTCAGGAATACGTCATTCAATACTACCCTTTATTTTCAGGATTTTTATACCATCTATGACTACCGGAATCCTCCAAGATGGAAGACTGGAGGACAATCTGCAATTCTTGAAAAAAAATACGGATTCAGAGCTGATTTCAATACAGAATTCAAAAAAGATCATGAAGTGAAAGGATCTCTTACCTACGGACTTGACTTATTGAATGAGAAAACCAGCCAGCCTTTGGTAGATGGAAGAATATGGGTTCCTGAAATGAATATGTTGGCAGCAGCTCCGTTTGTCCAGGGAAAATTATTTCTTACCAGGGGTTTGACCGTCAAAGCAGGATTGCGATGGGATAAGATGTCTGTAAAAGTTCCTGATTATACGACTTTACCCTCTGGTAAAGACACGGAATTTAATGTGCAGGGTGGTCGGTTAAACTATTCAAATCTATCTTATAATGTAGGATTAAGCTATGTTGCATTTGATTTCTTTCAACCTTTTACATCATATTCAAGAGGATTCAATATTTACGATTTAGGAAGAGTGTTGCGTGATGCGAAGAGCAATGTTTTAAATGAAATCAATACAGATCCGGTTGTGATAGACAATTATGAAATAGGTTTCAACAGTAAGATAGGCCGGTTTGTAGATTTTTCAGCAAGTTATTTCTATAATTATTCCAAGTTGGGAGCCGATCTGGTTTCGGTGAATGGATTCTGGACTCCATTAAGGGCTCCGCAATACATCAGTGGAGTAGAGCTGGCTATGAATGTATACCCAACGAGAGGGCTAAGCATCGGAGCTAATTATACTTTCCAGGAAGGAAAAGTAGATGTGAAAAATGATAATACCTATGAGAAATATTTAAGCGGATTGAGAATTGCTCCGGCGAGGCTGAATTCTTATGTTAAATGGAATAACAAAGCCCAGAATCTTCAATTGGGAGTTTATCATATGTACTCTTTTAAAAGAAATCAGTTTGAACCTAATGCATCAGGGAAGTATGATGAAGGTGAAGGTCCTGTGAAAGATTTTAATCTTTTCAATTTCCAGGGAAGTTATAAATTTAATAAATTCATCACCCTGGGATTAGGTATTGAAAATGTATTTAACACTACCTATTTTACACCTACATCCATGTATACAGCCAGAGATGCCGAATATGTAAGAGGAAATGGAAGATATTATACCGTATCACTTAATTTCAATTATTAA
- the hisF gene encoding imidazole glycerol phosphate synthase subunit HisF has product MLKKRIIPCLDIKDGTTVKGINFEGLRNAGDPVSLAKKYEWDGADELVFLDITATIEKRKTFTALVREIARELSIPFTVGGGISSVEDVRKLLEAGADKISINSSAVKNPQLIFELAKEFGSQCVVVAIDTKNMNGQDWVHIKGGREITTLKTIEWAKEVESLGAGEILLTSMDGDGTKNGFDINITKSVSDHINIPVIASGGAGRVKDFEEVFQKTKATGALAASIFHFGEVHIQDLKKELQTQKIPIR; this is encoded by the coding sequence ATGCTTAAAAAGAGAATTATTCCATGTTTAGATATTAAAGATGGAACTACGGTAAAAGGAATTAATTTCGAGGGACTGCGTAATGCCGGGGATCCTGTAAGTCTGGCAAAAAAATATGAATGGGACGGTGCAGATGAGCTGGTCTTTCTCGATATAACTGCTACAATTGAAAAAAGAAAGACCTTTACAGCACTTGTCAGAGAGATTGCCAGAGAGCTGAGCATTCCTTTTACGGTAGGCGGAGGAATTTCATCTGTAGAAGATGTAAGAAAATTACTGGAAGCAGGAGCCGACAAAATCAGTATCAATTCATCAGCAGTAAAAAATCCCCAATTAATCTTTGAACTGGCTAAAGAATTTGGAAGCCAATGTGTGGTAGTTGCTATAGATACCAAGAATATGAATGGACAAGATTGGGTTCATATTAAAGGAGGTAGAGAAATAACGACGCTAAAAACAATAGAATGGGCTAAAGAAGTAGAATCGCTCGGAGCAGGAGAAATTTTATTAACCTCAATGGATGGTGACGGAACCAAAAATGGTTTTGATATCAACATTACAAAATCTGTGTCCGATCATATCAATATCCCTGTTATTGCTTCCGGAGGAGCGGGCAGAGTCAAAGACTTTGAAGAAGTATTTCAGAAAACCAAAGCCACAGGAGCACTGGCAGCCAGTATTTTCCATTTCGGAGAAGTTCACATTCAGGATTTAAAAAAAGAATTACAAACTCAAAAAATACCGATTAGATGA
- the hisIE gene encoding bifunctional phosphoribosyl-AMP cyclohydrolase/phosphoribosyl-ATP diphosphatase HisIE, producing MIIDFNKSNGLVPVIIQDNRTLQVLMLGYMNEEAFQKTEQEGRVTFFSRSKNRLWTKGEESGNFLAVQDISIDCDQDTILIKVIPENVVCHTGSFSCFGEKDSKGFLYELEETISKRIDNKIDESYTYSLYQRGINKVAQKVGEEAVELVIEAKDNNADLFKNEAADLLYHFLILLKAKEFSLADIEKVLEGRNRKA from the coding sequence ATGATCATAGATTTTAATAAAAGCAATGGCCTTGTGCCTGTCATTATCCAAGATAACAGAACATTACAGGTTCTGATGCTGGGATATATGAATGAAGAAGCCTTTCAGAAAACCGAACAAGAAGGAAGGGTTACTTTTTTCAGCAGATCGAAAAACCGACTTTGGACAAAAGGCGAGGAATCCGGAAATTTTTTAGCAGTGCAAGATATCAGTATCGATTGTGATCAGGATACCATTCTAATTAAGGTAATTCCTGAAAATGTAGTCTGTCATACCGGAAGTTTCAGCTGTTTTGGAGAAAAGGATTCCAAAGGCTTCTTATACGAACTGGAAGAAACCATAAGTAAAAGAATAGATAATAAAATAGACGAATCTTATACCTATTCCTTGTATCAGAGAGGCATTAATAAAGTCGCTCAGAAAGTAGGGGAAGAGGCTGTGGAACTGGTTATTGAAGCAAAAGATAACAATGCCGATTTGTTTAAAAATGAAGCTGCTGATCTGCTGTATCACTTTTTGATTTTATTGAAAGCAAAAGAATTTTCCCTGGCAGATATAGAGAAGGTTTTAGAGGGTAGAAACCGAAAAGCCTGA
- the hisH gene encoding imidazole glycerol phosphate synthase subunit HisH translates to MIAIIKYNGGNVQSVQNALNRLGTESIITDDFELIQQADKVIFPGVGEASSTMKLLKEKGLDTFIPTLKQPVLGICLGMQLMCKGNEEGDTSGMGIFDIGVKKFPSKEIVPHMGWNTITDLWSPVFSGFEKEEDVYFVHSYYCELSEYTTSVCDYILPFSASLQRDNFFATQFHPEKSGKTGAEILKNFLNLSI, encoded by the coding sequence ATGATTGCTATTATAAAATATAACGGAGGAAATGTTCAGTCTGTGCAAAATGCGCTCAACCGACTGGGAACAGAATCAATCATTACCGATGATTTTGAATTGATCCAACAGGCCGATAAGGTGATTTTCCCAGGCGTTGGCGAGGCCTCTTCAACCATGAAGCTGTTAAAGGAAAAAGGTTTGGATACTTTTATTCCAACCCTGAAGCAACCTGTATTAGGAATATGCCTGGGAATGCAGCTGATGTGTAAGGGTAATGAAGAAGGCGACACTTCCGGAATGGGAATCTTTGATATTGGGGTTAAAAAATTCCCATCGAAAGAGATTGTCCCTCATATGGGCTGGAATACCATTACAGATCTGTGGTCTCCTGTTTTTTCAGGCTTTGAAAAAGAAGAAGATGTCTATTTTGTCCATAGCTATTACTGTGAACTGTCGGAATATACCACTTCTGTCTGTGACTATATCCTGCCTTTCAGTGCATCGTTACAAAGAGATAATTTTTTTGCGACCCAGTTTCACCCGGAAAAATCAGGGAAAACAGGGGCTGAAATTCTTAAAAACTTTTTAAACCTGTCGATATGA